A genome region from Brassica oleracea var. oleracea cultivar TO1000 chromosome C2, BOL, whole genome shotgun sequence includes the following:
- the LOC106327302 gene encoding glutathione gamma-glutamylcysteinyltransferase 1-like isoform X2 yields the protein MATAGLYRRSLPSPPAIDFSSAEGKKIFSEALQKGTMEGFFRLISYFQTQSEPAYCGLASLSVVLNALSIDPGRKWKGPWRWFDESMLDCCEPLEVVKAKGISFGKVVCLAHCTGAKVEAFRTNQTTIADFRNFVIKCSSSENCHLISSYDRGVFKQTGSGHFSPIGGYNAERDMALILDVARFKYPPHWVPLKLLWEAMDSIDQSTGKRRGFMLISRPHREPGLLYTLCCKDESWINIARYLKEDVPRLVSSQHVDSVEKIISVVFKSLPSNFNTFIRWVAEIRITEDAKENLSAEEKSRLNLKQVVLKEVHETELFKHISKFLSSVGYEDSMTFAAAKACCQGAEILSGCSSIEFCCREVKCVNGAVEVEGTVVTGVVVRDGSEQNVDLLVPSTQTECEYGPEATYPAGNDLFTVLLLALPPQTWSGIKDQALINEMKQLISMAFLPTMLQEEKPFGEETITKPKLRLRV from the exons AAAATATTCAGTGAAGCGCTTCAGAAAGGCACAATGGAAGGATTTTTCAGGTTGATTTCTTATTTCCAGACGCAGTCCGAACCTGCGTATTGTGGCTTGGCTAGCCTTTCAGTTGTCTTGAACGCTCTTTCTATTGATCCTGGACGTAAATGGAAAG GGCCTTGGAGGTGGTTTGATGAATCGATGCTGGACTGCTGCGAGCCCCTGGAAGTAGTCAAGGCCAAGGGCATTTCCTTTGGAAAAGTTGTCTGTTTGGCCCATTGTACTGGAGCCAAAGTGGAAGCTTTCCGCACAAATCAGACCACCATTGCCGATTTCCGCAACTTCGTTATCAAATGCTCTTCTTCTGAGAATTGCCATTTGATCTCATCATATGACAGAGGAGTATTTAAGCAG ACTGGGTCTGGTCACTTTTCACCAATTGGTGGCTATAACGCTGAAAGAGACATGGCTTTGATTCTTGATGTTGCCCGTTTCAAGTATCCTCCTCATTGGGTTCCTCTTAAACTTCTTTGGGAAGCCATGGACAGCATTGACCAGTCAACAGGGAAACGCAGAGG GTTCATGCTCATATCTAGACCCCATAGAGAACCCGGATTGCTTTATACTCTG TGCTGTAAGGATGAAAGCTGGATCAACATTGCCAGGTATCTGAAGGAAGATGTTCCTCGTCTTGTAAGCTCACAGCATGTAGATAGTGTAGAAAAAATCATATCAGTTGTGTTCAAGTCACTTCCGTCAAATTTCAACACATTCATCAGATGGGTGGCTGAGATCAGAATAACAGAGGATGCAAAAGAAAATCTCAGCGCAGAGGAGAAATCGAGGCTCAACTTAAAG CAAGTGGTGCTGAAAGAAGTGCATGAAACTGAACTGTTCAAACACATCAGTAAGTTCTTATCCTCAGTTGGTTACGAAGACAGTATGACATTTGCTGCAGCAAAGGCTTGTTGCCAAGGAGCTGAAATCCTATCCGGATGCTCATCAATAGAGTTCTGTTGTCGGGAGGTGAAATGTGTCAACG GTGCTGTCGAGGTGGAAGGCACGGTGGTGACTGGAGTTGTTGTGCGTGACGGGAGTGAACAAAATGTTGATCTATTGGTGCCATCGACCCAAACTGAATGTGAGTATGGTCCGGAGGCAACTTATCCAGCAGGAAACGATTTGTTCACTGTACTTCTGCTGGCCTTACCTCCACAGACATGGTCAGGGATCAAAGACCAAGCTCTTATTAATGAAATGAAGCAGCTCATTTCTATGGCTTTCCTCCCAACTATGCTTCAAGAAGAG AAGCCTTTTGGAGAAGAGACAATAACAAAACCTAAGCTGAGGCTGAGAGTTTAG
- the LOC106327302 gene encoding glutathione gamma-glutamylcysteinyltransferase 1-like isoform X1: protein MATAGLYRRSLPSPPAIDFSSAEGKKIFSEALQKGTMEGFFRLISYFQTQSEPAYCGLASLSVVLNALSIDPGRKWKGPWRWFDESMLDCCEPLEVVKAKGISFGKVVCLAHCTGAKVEAFRTNQTTIADFRNFVIKCSSSENCHLISSYDRGVFKQTGSGHFSPIGGYNAERDMALILDVARFKYPPHWVPLKLLWEAMDSIDQSTGKRRGFMLISRPHREPGLLYTLCCKDESWINIARYLKEDVPRLVSSQHVDSVEKIISVVFKSLPSNFNTFIRWVAEIRITEDAKENLSAEEKSRLNLKQVVLKEVHETELFKHISKFLSSVGYEDSMTFAAAKACCQGAEILSGCSSIEFCCREVKCVNGAVEVEGTVVTGVVVRDGSEQNVDLLVPSTQTECEYGPEATYPAGNDLFTVLLLALPPQTWSGIKDQALINEMKQLISMAFLPTMLQEEVLHLRRQLQLLKRCQENKEEEDLAAPAY from the exons AAAATATTCAGTGAAGCGCTTCAGAAAGGCACAATGGAAGGATTTTTCAGGTTGATTTCTTATTTCCAGACGCAGTCCGAACCTGCGTATTGTGGCTTGGCTAGCCTTTCAGTTGTCTTGAACGCTCTTTCTATTGATCCTGGACGTAAATGGAAAG GGCCTTGGAGGTGGTTTGATGAATCGATGCTGGACTGCTGCGAGCCCCTGGAAGTAGTCAAGGCCAAGGGCATTTCCTTTGGAAAAGTTGTCTGTTTGGCCCATTGTACTGGAGCCAAAGTGGAAGCTTTCCGCACAAATCAGACCACCATTGCCGATTTCCGCAACTTCGTTATCAAATGCTCTTCTTCTGAGAATTGCCATTTGATCTCATCATATGACAGAGGAGTATTTAAGCAG ACTGGGTCTGGTCACTTTTCACCAATTGGTGGCTATAACGCTGAAAGAGACATGGCTTTGATTCTTGATGTTGCCCGTTTCAAGTATCCTCCTCATTGGGTTCCTCTTAAACTTCTTTGGGAAGCCATGGACAGCATTGACCAGTCAACAGGGAAACGCAGAGG GTTCATGCTCATATCTAGACCCCATAGAGAACCCGGATTGCTTTATACTCTG TGCTGTAAGGATGAAAGCTGGATCAACATTGCCAGGTATCTGAAGGAAGATGTTCCTCGTCTTGTAAGCTCACAGCATGTAGATAGTGTAGAAAAAATCATATCAGTTGTGTTCAAGTCACTTCCGTCAAATTTCAACACATTCATCAGATGGGTGGCTGAGATCAGAATAACAGAGGATGCAAAAGAAAATCTCAGCGCAGAGGAGAAATCGAGGCTCAACTTAAAG CAAGTGGTGCTGAAAGAAGTGCATGAAACTGAACTGTTCAAACACATCAGTAAGTTCTTATCCTCAGTTGGTTACGAAGACAGTATGACATTTGCTGCAGCAAAGGCTTGTTGCCAAGGAGCTGAAATCCTATCCGGATGCTCATCAATAGAGTTCTGTTGTCGGGAGGTGAAATGTGTCAACG GTGCTGTCGAGGTGGAAGGCACGGTGGTGACTGGAGTTGTTGTGCGTGACGGGAGTGAACAAAATGTTGATCTATTGGTGCCATCGACCCAAACTGAATGTGAGTATGGTCCGGAGGCAACTTATCCAGCAGGAAACGATTTGTTCACTGTACTTCTGCTGGCCTTACCTCCACAGACATGGTCAGGGATCAAAGACCAAGCTCTTATTAATGAAATGAAGCAGCTCATTTCTATGGCTTTCCTCCCAACTATGCTTCAAGAAGAG GTGTTGCATCTTCGACGCCAACTTCAGCTGCTAAAACGATGCCAAGAGAACAAGGAGGAGGAGGATCTCGCTGCTCCTGCCTACTGA